The segment ATACTGCTCCGCGCAATGAGCTTGGTGAAATTTCGCCCTCATAAATCGCAAAAATCGAGCCCACGGCGAAATTTACATCTACTAGGCTAGATCCGTCGAGCGGATCGTAAGCTACTATAAATTTGCCATTTTCATTAATGCTAAGCATTTCCTCTTTTTCTTCGCTAATTAGCGCCTTTACGCACTCTACGCCGCGAAATTCGCGCTCGATTATCATATCGCTTAGCACATCGAGTTTAAGCTGTGTATCTCCGGTGGAATTTTGCGTGCTAGCGTAGCCGAAATCAGCGTATTTTAGCTCTTCGCTGATTAAAACGGCGATTTTTTCTATTGTCTTTACGATTTCTTGCATACTCTCTCCTTTTTAAACTTTTTTAGCATTATCAAGTATCCATTTTGCGATACTTTGCGCGTCGTTTATGTCGAAATTTACGGGGCAAGCTTTATCCATTTGCGCTCTTGGCAGATTTGTTGCAATGGCTTGCGAAAACGGCAAATATGCCTCGTCGATTTTGTCCCTAAATAGGCTGATTCGTGGCAGGGGCAGTGTTTTTAGACCCTCCACAATCAAAATATCAAAATCACCAAAACCAGCGATAATCTCGTCTAAATTTCGCATTTGTTTCAAAAAATATGTCGTGCGCGTAGGGCTTACAACCGCCACATCTGCGCCAACTTCGCTAAATTTTGCGCTATCTTTGCCCTCAGTGTCAAATTTGGCCTTGTCTTTGGGGTCGTGTTTGACGATAGCGACCTTTAAATTTTGCTCGATAAAAATTTGCGCTACCTTGCAAATTAGCGTCGTTTTGCCGGTGTTTGACGGACCTGAAAACGCAATGGCTAGTCTTTTCATCTCTCTCCCTTAAAAAACCTTGATTGTATCAAATTTAGCCTTTTAAAAAGCAAAATTTGATAATATACGCCAAAATTTAAAGGAAGAAAAATGCAAAATTTAACTATTTCAAAATTTGCGCGCACTCTGATTTTAGGGCTGTTTGCGCTAGGAATTTGCTCGTGCGCTAACAAAGAAAAAGTCCCTCACGACCCGGTCAAAAACGAGTTTATGGCATATACGCAAAAATTCGAAAGCGTTAAAGAGGGCGATAGATACCTGGGCGTGGCGACCTATCTAAACCCCACAATGCCTGAGATTCGCAACGAGCGCGAGGACGAGTTTTTCTTGCTAACCTCGTATCCAAAAGAGATCGAGATCAAAAATGTGCGTGTAAATGGAAGCGACGAAAATGTCAGCGTGGAGCTAATCGCCGATGAGAGCCCGCTAGCTAGCAAAGAGGTTTTTAAAATCGCGTGGTCTAATCGCTACAAAATCAGCGCGCCAAAAACGCAAAAAGATAATCTCGTGCTTAGCTTTACGACCTCAAACGACCTAAATGCGAGCGTGAAATTTCGCAAGGTCTCAAAGTCGATGTATTGGCACCCTAAGCTCAAACTCGATGATTAGAGTGGGCGCAAATTTTGCTAGAAATAAAATTTGTGATAAAATTTCAGAAATTCAAATTTGAAGGATAAAAAATGAAATGGCGTGGTGGAAATAAAAGCTCAAATATCGACGATATGAGGGCTAGTAGCGGTGGTGGCGGAGGCGGAGTAAATCTCGCGCTTTTGATTCCTGTGGTGAAATTTTTAGTAAAAACGAAATTTGGCAGAATCGTCCTAGCCCTTGGTGTGGTAGCGGCGTTTATGGGTTATAATCCGCTAAATTTGCTAAATTTCACCTCTGCTGGCGGTGGAGCTGCGGCTAGTAAATTTGAAAACAACGAAGCAGCGCAGGAAGCCAAGGATTTCGTCTCTACCGTTTTGCGCCAAACCGAAGATGTTTGGGGCGCGATTTTTGCGAAATACGGCGCGAAATACTCTGAGCCAAGACTGCTTTTATTCCACGGCGCGACAAGAAGCGGGTGCGGGTATGCTAGCTCGCAAGTTGGACCATTTTACTGCCCGGCTGATACTAGGATTTATTTGGATACGGATTTTTTCTCTGATTTGGCGAAAAAACACCACGCAGCGGGGGATTTTGCGCAAGGCTATGTCATCGCGCACGAAGTGGGACACCATGTGCAAAACCTGCTAGGAATTTTATCTAACGCCGATAAATTAAAGGCCAGAACAAACGAAGCTGGGGCAAACGCGATTCAGGTTAGAGTGGAGCTTCAAGCCGATTGTTTGGCGGGTATTTGGGGACATCATCAATACAAAATTTTAGAAGATGGCGACTTGGAAGAGGCGCTAAATGCCGCCACGATGATAGGCGATGATACCTTGCAAAAAAAGGCTCGTGGGTATGTGGTGCCGGATTCTTTCACGCACGGAAGTGGCGCACAAAGAAAAGAGTGGTTTTATAAAGGCTTTAAAAGCGGTTCGCTAGAAGCGTGCAAAAGCGGATTGGAAAGTTAGTGAATTTGGCGAAATTTTAAATTTCGCCAAATTTTGAATTTTAATAAATTCGCTAAATTTGGTTAAATTTAGCGAATTTTATCACTCTTGCTTGGGATTAAGAGCTTATCTAGCTCCTCACGCACGCTTACCTTTGAATTTGGGTTTAAAATATGCGAGTAAATCACATAATTTGCCAAAACCTTCTTGCCATAATCCCTGCTCTCAGCAAATGTTACTAGCTCCATTGACAAAAACGGCTCGTATTTTCCCCTCTTAAACAAATCCGCTCGTTTTAGAAGTTTGCTCGTAAATCCTAGTCCGCCATTGTATGCGTATGCGATAAAAACGGGGCTAAGTAGCTTGGTTTCGAGTGTGTCGATATGGATATTGGCGAATTTATAGGCGATTTTTGGATCAAACATCATATCTTGATCCCAGCCCTCGATACTGATTTGTTTTTTGGCGATATCGTTCGCTACAAATGGCATAAACTGCATCATACCAAGCGCATACGATGTCGAAACGGCGCTTGGGATAAAGCGTGATTCTTGGCGGCCAAGAGCTAAAATCAGTGCTTGGCGGTGCAAATCAGTAGTGCCGATATGCTCCATAAATGGCGTTAGATAGTAGTTATCGCGTCCGCCACTAGCCTTATTCATTATATACGCCCACTCGCCAAGGCTCTCTTTGGTGTCAAATTTCTTCGCAAACTCCAAAAGCTCTGCTTTGCCCATTTTATCGGCTTTGGCCTTGGTGCGAACCCAGTTAAATGGGTTTTTGATATCATAGTTTGAAATTTTATCGCGCGCTGGGGTTGGATTTATGATATTTAGGCTTTTATCACCCAAAATTTCCTTTGCATAGAGCGAATAGAGGCTATAATAGTTGCTTTTGGCAAGCTCGTGTAAGATATTTTCGTCTTTGCTTAGCAAATAGACCCAAAATTTCGCATTGTGCGAGTTATGCACGCTCTCTATCGTAGCTGCTGCGCGCCCAAAATACGCCAAAGCCTGCGCCTCATCGCCATAAGTTAGAGCATTTACGCCGAGCAAAAACGCGATTTCTTTATCCACTTTTTGCGGATCAATTCCTAGCATAGATTGGCGCAAATTTGGATATTTGCGCTTGATTACAGCATCTTCAAGCACGCTTTTAAAGCCAGAGAGTTGCGCCATATCTGTGATAAAAGCGGGGCTTGCGTTTATGTTTAGCAAGCTCTCATCGCCCTTGAATTGATAATATGAAAAATAATTTTGCGCATGACCGTTATCTTTAAAATACTGCGCCGGCGAGCCTGAATTGAAGCCTTTTAGCAAATTTATCGCACTCATCGCGCCCAAATTTCCACTATTTTCAAATTTGCTAATTAATGCCGAGCGAGTTTTGGGGCTTAGCTTTGCCACAAACGCTGGATAGCTTCTTGCTTTTTGGCAGGTTAAATTCGCATCTAGTATATTCGCGCTCGTTACACCTGCGCATTTATCTGGCTTTGGCAAAGCCTTAAACGCGCCTAAAATTTTATCAAGTTCCTTTTTTATCTTGCCACGATAGCGGTAAATTCCAGCCTTTCTAAGGGCTTTTAGCTCGTTTTTATCGTATTTGGTTTCTGTGGCTAGGCGATAAATATAATAATCTTTTGCCAGAGATTTTGGTTCGTTTTTTATTTCGTTATAACTTTTGACCTCTGCTATGGCAAAATTTGCGCAAAGTGCCACCGCTAGGCTAAATTTAAATAAAATTTTCAAAAAACACTCCTTTGTAAGGCATAAATTATCGCATTATCAATCACGCTAAGACCGATTAAAATCACAAGCGGGGCGAAATCAAACCCGCCAAGAGTGGTTGGGATATAGCGTCGCACGAGCGCAAAAGTCGGAGTTGTGAGCTTGTAGATGATTTGGACAAATTTGTTAAACGGATTTGGGCGTATGAAGCTAAGCACGCAGGCGACAAACACAAGCAAAATGTAGGCTTGTATGGCGTAGTGCAGAGTGATTAAAACGCCGTAAATTAGGCTATTTGCTAGCATTTAGGATTTCCTTGATTGATGATTTTATGAGCGGGTAAAGTTCATTTAGCTCTGGTCCGTGAGGCGCGCCTGTAAGAAGCAATCTAAGTGGCATAAAAAATGCCTTGCCTTTGAGAGCGGTTTTTTCCATAAGGATTGTTTTTAACTCGTTAAATTCGGCTGGAATTTGGGCTAAATTTAAAATTTCATTTCGCAAAATTTCAGCGTTTTGGCTAAATTCGCTTGGAATTTCTTTTTGGCTAAAAATTGCGTTTATTTTCGCTTTGATTTCTGGAATTAGGCTGGATTCTTGGGTGTAAAATTTCACTAACTCTACCTTGCTCTCATCTACGCCAAAAAGCTCGCAAATGCGCTTAGCACTCGCTCTTTTGATATGTTCGCGGTTGATAAATGCGAGCTTGTCTATGTCAAATTTCGCCGGAGCCTTTGAAATTTTAGCGATATCGAAAAACTCCACCGCTTCTTCGATACTAAATACCTCGCACGGGGTTTTATTTCCAAGCAAAACCAAATAATTCGCAATCGCCTCAGGCAAAAATCCAGTATCTAGCATCCATTTTACGCTACTTGCGTCGTCGCGTTTGGACATTTTCTTGCCATCAGGCCCCAAAATAATCGGCAAATGCGCATACGAAATCTCGTCTGTATATCCCAAACACTCCCTAATCCAGTTTTGTTTCGGGGTGTTGCTGACATGATCCTCGCCCCTGATTACGAAGGTAACGCCTTCTAGCATATCATCAGTGGCGCAAGCGAAGTTGTATGTCGGGGTCTTATCTGCGCGCATGATGACGAAACTATCGATATTTTCGGGCTCGAAGCTAATCTCGCCTTTGATAGCGTCTGTGAATTTCAAAACTCTGGTTGGTTTTTTAAGTCTAATTGTAAATGGCTTTGGATTGTCTATGACCTCAGCGTCACTTAAATGCTCGCAAGTCCCGTCGTAGCGATACGCTACGCCCTTTTCTTTGGCTTTTTCTTTTTTCTCTGCTAGTTCTTCTTCGCTACAAAAGCAGCAAAACGCCTTGCCTTCTTGGAGCAGTTTAGCGGCGAATTCTTGGTGAAATTTTAAATTTTTGCTTTGATAATACAGCGTTTGCCATTTGATACCAAAAAGGGTTAAAATTTCCATTATATCTTTGTCTTTGCCCTCGATATTGCGGGCAGTATCGGTATCCTCGATACGCAAAATAAATCCACTTTTATCTTGAAGCGAGCGGATATAGTTAAAAATCGCGGCGCGTAAGTTTCCAATGTGCATATCGCCTGTGGGTGATGGCGCAAATCTATACATAAATTTTCCTTTTCTTTATTAAATTTCAAAATTCGCCATTATACTTTTTTCTACCTAATAAAAAGCAAAAAGTAAGCAAAATTAGGTTATTATCTATCCTTTTATTTCCCAAAGGAGGCTTTTAATGAGCTTTATTCAAGAATTCAAAGAATTCGCAATGAAAGGCAATGTCATCGATATGGCAGTGGGTGTGGTCATCGGTGGAGCCTTTGGCAAGATCGTAACTTCACTAGTAGGTGATGTCATTATGCCAATCGTCGGAGTTATCACAGGTGGTATGAATTTTACCGATTTAAAAATCGTTTTAAAAGAGGCTGTGGGCGAAACACCAGCCGTGACGATAAATTACGGCTCATTTATCCAAACAGCGGTTGATTTTATCATTATCGCATTTTGTATTTTTTGCGCGATTAAGGCGATCAACAAGCTTAAAAAAGAAAAACCAGCCGAGCCTGAGGCGCCAGCTGAGCCTAGCGAAGATATCAAACTTCTAAGCGAAATCAGGGATTTACTAAAAAAATAATATGGAAATTTTGAAATTTATCCCTTTTTTTAAGGGGCTTGATGAGGCCAAAATCGAGCGATTAGCGCAGATTAGTAGCAAAAAGGCTTTTAAAAAGGGAGAAATTTTATTTTATGAGGGCGATACAAGCTCTCATTTAATCATCTTGCTTAAAGGCACAATCGAGATTTACAAAACAGCCCCTAGTGGCAAGGAAATCTATATCCACGAAATTCGCCCGATGTCTTTCGTGGCTGAGGCTGTAAATTTCGAAAATATCCCCTATCCAGCCAGCGCGCGCTTTGCTAGCGGTGGCGAGGTTTTAAAAATAGATTATGAAAAATTTGTCGAAGAGTTTTTGAGTGAGCCTGAGATTTGCATTAGCATTATAAAATCAATTTCGGCGAAGTTAAGGGCGCTAGAATTTGCGTTTGAAAACAGCGTCGTGCTACCTAGCGAGGCAAAAATATCAAAGTTTATCATCGAAAATTTTGATATTTTTACCAGCTCAAAACACATTAAAATCGCCAAAATTTTAAATATCACCCCCGAGACATTTTCTCGCACGATTACGAAATTTAAAAAATCTGGCGCGCTTTTGGTCGATAAAGATGGCGAAATTTCGGGCTTCGATAGAGAAAAATTAGAAAAATTTATCTGATTTGGAGTAAGAGTGAAAATCCCATATATTTTTCCGATTGTAGCCACGACACTCTTTGTTTTTTTGAATTTATACATTTACAAATCAATCTCAGCTAGGTTTGAAATTTATGATAAATTCAAAAAAATAAAGCCGTTTTTGATAGTTTTTTGCCTATTTTTGGTGATTTTCGAGGGTATGTTTTTTACTAGAAGCGTTTTTGCCGGCGCACTAAAAGATGAAATTTTATACAAAATTTGCGTCGTTTGCGTGGCTAGTAGCTTTTCGCTTTTCTTTTTGTGCCT is part of the Campylobacter sp. VBCF_01 NA2 genome and harbors:
- a CDS encoding transglycosylase SLT domain-containing protein → MKILFKFSLAVALCANFAIAEVKSYNEIKNEPKSLAKDYYIYRLATETKYDKNELKALRKAGIYRYRGKIKKELDKILGAFKALPKPDKCAGVTSANILDANLTCQKARSYPAFVAKLSPKTRSALISKFENSGNLGAMSAINLLKGFNSGSPAQYFKDNGHAQNYFSYYQFKGDESLLNINASPAFITDMAQLSGFKSVLEDAVIKRKYPNLRQSMLGIDPQKVDKEIAFLLGVNALTYGDEAQALAYFGRAAATIESVHNSHNAKFWVYLLSKDENILHELAKSNYYSLYSLYAKEILGDKSLNIINPTPARDKISNYDIKNPFNWVRTKAKADKMGKAELLEFAKKFDTKESLGEWAYIMNKASGGRDNYYLTPFMEHIGTTDLHRQALILALGRQESRFIPSAVSTSYALGMMQFMPFVANDIAKKQISIEGWDQDMMFDPKIAYKFANIHIDTLETKLLSPVFIAYAYNGGLGFTSKLLKRADLFKRGKYEPFLSMELVTFAESRDYGKKVLANYVIYSHILNPNSKVSVREELDKLLIPSKSDKIR
- a CDS encoding Crp/Fnr family transcriptional regulator — encoded protein: MEILKFIPFFKGLDEAKIERLAQISSKKAFKKGEILFYEGDTSSHLIILLKGTIEIYKTAPSGKEIYIHEIRPMSFVAEAVNFENIPYPASARFASGGEVLKIDYEKFVEEFLSEPEICISIIKSISAKLRALEFAFENSVVLPSEAKISKFIIENFDIFTSSKHIKIAKILNITPETFSRTITKFKKSGALLVDKDGEISGFDREKLEKFI
- the mobB gene encoding molybdopterin-guanine dinucleotide biosynthesis protein B, encoding MKRLAIAFSGPSNTGKTTLICKVAQIFIEQNLKVAIVKHDPKDKAKFDTEGKDSAKFSEVGADVAVVSPTRTTYFLKQMRNLDEIIAGFGDFDILIVEGLKTLPLPRISLFRDKIDEAYLPFSQAIATNLPRAQMDKACPVNFDINDAQSIAKWILDNAKKV
- a CDS encoding YggT family protein, producing the protein MLANSLIYGVLITLHYAIQAYILLVFVACVLSFIRPNPFNKFVQIIYKLTTPTFALVRRYIPTTLGGFDFAPLVILIGLSVIDNAIIYALQRSVF
- the ypfJ gene encoding KPN_02809 family neutral zinc metallopeptidase — encoded protein: MKWRGGNKSSNIDDMRASSGGGGGGVNLALLIPVVKFLVKTKFGRIVLALGVVAAFMGYNPLNLLNFTSAGGGAAASKFENNEAAQEAKDFVSTVLRQTEDVWGAIFAKYGAKYSEPRLLLFHGATRSGCGYASSQVGPFYCPADTRIYLDTDFFSDLAKKHHAAGDFAQGYVIAHEVGHHVQNLLGILSNADKLKARTNEAGANAIQVRVELQADCLAGIWGHHQYKILEDGDLEEALNAATMIGDDTLQKKARGYVVPDSFTHGSGAQRKEWFYKGFKSGSLEACKSGLES
- the mscL gene encoding large-conductance mechanosensitive channel protein MscL, with amino-acid sequence MSFIQEFKEFAMKGNVIDMAVGVVIGGAFGKIVTSLVGDVIMPIVGVITGGMNFTDLKIVLKEAVGETPAVTINYGSFIQTAVDFIIIAFCIFCAIKAINKLKKEKPAEPEAPAEPSEDIKLLSEIRDLLKK
- the gltX gene encoding glutamate--tRNA ligase, giving the protein MYRFAPSPTGDMHIGNLRAAIFNYIRSLQDKSGFILRIEDTDTARNIEGKDKDIMEILTLFGIKWQTLYYQSKNLKFHQEFAAKLLQEGKAFCCFCSEEELAEKKEKAKEKGVAYRYDGTCEHLSDAEVIDNPKPFTIRLKKPTRVLKFTDAIKGEISFEPENIDSFVIMRADKTPTYNFACATDDMLEGVTFVIRGEDHVSNTPKQNWIRECLGYTDEISYAHLPIILGPDGKKMSKRDDASSVKWMLDTGFLPEAIANYLVLLGNKTPCEVFSIEEAVEFFDIAKISKAPAKFDIDKLAFINREHIKRASAKRICELFGVDESKVELVKFYTQESSLIPEIKAKINAIFSQKEIPSEFSQNAEILRNEILNLAQIPAEFNELKTILMEKTALKGKAFFMPLRLLLTGAPHGPELNELYPLIKSSIKEILNASK